From Halichondria panicea chromosome 12, odHalPani1.1, whole genome shotgun sequence, a single genomic window includes:
- the LOC135344908 gene encoding nuclear pore complex protein Nup93-like translates to MATDRSLAELLQQAESLRTDMQTGEELPSVHRNLHQIAEAGQRLLDKISGVQAIDESTDAKASILLGSRGFNVPKLSQKLESLNATKTLEPIEPVWETDVQGFLKNERENTLLAIIEESRKNTFAEAERHHWRSLEDEWEQEKEKILNSLLGSSQELEVPSESKLVHATPLSMHGRSALDATGMAYAREVYVRNEAKLQGLSHNLVTAFQEASKSFPDQKVCECWSLLKQLVDVPRLPPRACEHRTLPMLQKSFVMQARHYLEDSYLQFVQDSVYSNLPQAKLGGVPGTLKLVNSFLHLRGVVNMPGLEDECVGGQPVWALVFYCMRCGSLEDALEAITHASSCSDFAGYLQEYVQSEDQRLSPSSEAKLQVHYRRSVRTSTDPYKRAVHCLLARCDVSDNHPEVATKTEDYMWFKLSQVQFGRSDDHTPSTSHAHLTGDKVSLPELQHTLLEKFGEAHFNAHQQPLLFCKVLLLTAQFEAAIEFLSRIEMFQSHAVHFAIALHDMELLNLTDSIQSKLLVKDPTGVHKLNFARLVMSYTKKFSLTDPREALEYFYLLKGMKGPQGGDLFADCLGELVMESQEFESILGRMQTNGTRKPGAVDKFQTDTSEVIRLVARGTEERGLYEDAVRLYDLAQDHNKVLELLNKQLSRVVSSPGSAHSDRERLQGLAVTIAERYKQLGHRASRGLSQTFYLLLDIMQFFDHYHNKRIDVAFDVIKQLRLLPLQDGETVDQKVAAFRGYDDEVRRCLPDILLATMSILYTQYKQISVSTPRGAAFAADDGGQKAHMSGLRHKAKTLITFSGMIPYQMPGDTNARLVQMEVLMS, encoded by the exons ATGGCGACTGATAGGAGCCTTGCTGAGCTGCTGCAGCAAGCAGAGTCGCTGCGTACTGACATGCAGACGGGCGAGGAGCTGCCTAGTGTGCACAGAAACCTTCACCAGATTGCCGAGGCAGGACAGAGGCTCCTGGACAAGATATCTGGTGTTCAAGCCATCGACGAGAGTACAGATGCTAAAGC gtcgaTCCTACTCGGTTCCCGAGGGTTCAATGTGCCCAAACTCTCTCAGAAGCTAGAGAGTCTGAACGCCACCAAGACTCTTGAGCCGATAGAGCCAGTGTGGGAGACCGACGTGCAGGGCTTCCTCAAGAATGAGAGGGAGAACACTCTCCTAGCCATCATTGAGGAATCACGGAAAAAT acatttgCGGAGGCAGAGCGTCATCATTGGCGGAGTCTAGAGGACGAGTGGGAACAAGAGAAGGAGAAGATACTCAACTCTCTACTGGGCTCCAGTCAGGAGCTCGAGGTACCCTCTGAATCAAAG ctgGTCCACGCCACCCCACTGAGTATGCACGGGCGCAGTGCACTAGATGCGACTGGAATGGCGTACGCTCGTGAGGTGTATGTTCGTAACGAGGCTAAACTACAGGGGCTCTCCCACAACCTAGTCACTGCCTTCCAAGAGGCCAGTAAGTCCTTCCCTGACCAG AAAGTATGTGAGTGCTGGTCCCTATTGAAGCAGCTGGTGGATGTTCCCAGACTACCCCCCAGGGCTTGTGAACATCGTACGCTGCCAATGCTACAGAAGTCCTTCGTCATGCAAGCCAGGCACTACCTGGAGGACAG CTATCTCCAGTTTGTGCAAGACTCCGTGTATTCAAACCTGCCTCAGGCAAAACTGGGTGGAGTCCCAG GCACTCTGAAATTGGTCAATAGTTTCCTTCACTTGCGTGGCGTAGTGAACATGCCGGGGCTGGAGGATGAGTGCGTGGGCGGGCAGCCTGTGTGGGCGTTAGTGTTCTACTGTATGAGGTGTGGGAGCTTGGAAGATGCCCTCGAGGCAATCACTCATGCTTC AAGTTGTTCTGATTTTGCCGGCTACCTTCAGGAGTATGTGCAGAGTGAGGATCAAAG ACTGAGTCCATCCTCGGAGGCCAAGCTGCAGGTGCACTATAGGCGTAGTGTGCGTACAAGTACTGACCCCTACAAGAGGGCAGTCCACTGTCTCCTAGCTCGCTGTGATGTGAGTGATAATCATCCCGAGGTGGCCACCAAGACTGAAGACTACATGTGGTTCAAG CTAAGTCAAGTGCAGTTTGGGAGGAgtgatgaccacaccccctctacaagccacgcccacctcacTGGCGACAAGGTCTCCCTGCCCGAGCTACAGCACACACTATTGGAGAAGTTTG GAGAGGCTCACTTCAATGCTCACCAACAGCCACTCCTCTTCTGCAAGGTCTTACTGCTCACAGCTCAGTTCGAGGCA GCTATAGAGTTTCTCTCGCGTATTGAGATGTTCCAGAGTCACGCGGTCCACTTTGCCATTGCCCTGCACGACATGGAGTTGCTTAATCTCACTGACTCTATTCAATCAAAACTGT tgGTCAAGGACCCCACCGGAGTGCACAAGCTCAACTTTGCTCGCTTAGTGATGAGCTATACGAAGAAGTTTTCTCTGACAGACCCCAGAGAAGCACTCGAGTACTTCTACCTCCTCAAG GGCATGAAGGGCCCTCAGGGCGGTGACTTGTTTGCAGACTGTCTAGGTGAGCTAGTGATGGAGAGTCAAGAGTTTGAGAGCATCCTGGGGCGCATGCAAACCAACGGCACACGCAAACCCGGGGCAGTGGACAAGTTCCAGACAGATACGTCCGAAGTGATTCGATTAGTGGCCCGAGGGACAGAAGAGAGGGGACTGTACGAGGACGCAGTGAGACTCTACGATCTGGCTCAG GACCATAATAAAGTGTTGGAGCTGCTCAACAAACAGCTGAGTCGTGTAGTGTCATCACCAGGCTCCGCCCACTCTGACAGGGAGCGTCTTCAAGGCCTGGCCGTGACTATAGCTGAACGCTACAAGCAGCTGGGTCATAGAGCATCCCGTGGTCTCAGTCAAACATTCTACCTCCTGTTAGACATCATGCAATTCTTTGATCACTACCACAACAAGAGGATTGACGTGGCCTTCGAC GTGATCAAGCAGCTGCGACTCCTTCCCCTACAAGATGGAGAGACGGTGGATCAAAAGGTGGCGGCCTTCAGGGGCTATGATGATGAAGTGAGGAGATGTCTACCTGATATTCTCCTGGCAACCATGAGCATCCTCTACACACAGTACAAACAGATCAG tgtgtcCACTCCTCGAGGTGCTGCCTTTGCTGCTGACGATGGGGGACAGAAAGCA cacatgtcTGGGCTGCGACACAAAGCTAAGACCCTAATCACCTTCTCTGGGATGATCCCCTATCAGATGCCTGGAGACACGAATGCACGACTAGTGCAAATGGAGGTTCTCATGAGCTAA
- the LOC135344929 gene encoding glyoxylate/hydroxypyruvate reductase A-like: MSLRVCVLLPEAYHWFMGCMLSSCKHLTGIEWMQPNTQQEVSSMLQSADVVVSDPVLISSNLDNLSKVKWVHSIWAGVSQVTSSAPFPFILTRHAGSFGILMAEYVIAQIVCRERKLLIAHQNQLQHKWDKTPWSTRQERLLSSLSIEILGVGAIGSKVAEMCKAFGMTVWGLTRTEPTTACPHVDHHRLLEGLPEVLANSDYVCSILPSTPQTAGLLNGDILQNCSKKKSVLINVGRGDVVSEAVLVTAIRHGWLGGAILDVFEQEPLPESSELWSMPEVVITPHISAQCTQECADVFASQLQEFMQGKKLKHTVEWGRGY; this comes from the exons ATGAGCCTGAGAGTGTGTGTATTACTGCCCGAGGCCTACCACTGGTTCATGGGGTGTATGTTGAGCAGTTGCAAGCACCTCACTGGAATAGAGTGGATGCAGCCCAATACACAGCAAG AGGTGTCCTCTATGTTACAGTCTGCTGATGTCGTAGTCTCTGATCCAGTCCTCATCTCAAGTAACCTTGACAACCTGAGCAAAGTGAAATGGGTGCACAGCATCTGGGCAG GTGTGAGTCAAGTAACTTCCTCGGCTCCATTTCCGTTCATCCTCACACGTCATGCCGGCTCATTTGGTATCTTGATGGCAGAGTATGTCATAGCACAGATTGTGTGCAGAGAACGGAAACTGTTGATAGCACATCAGAACCAACTGCAGCATAAATG GGACAAGACACCGTGGTCTACAAGACAAGAAAGACTTCTTTCGTCGCTCTCCATTGAGATCCTTGGAGTTGGAGCGATTGGTTCAAAAG TGGCCGAGATGTGTAAAGCGTTTGGAATGACTGTTTGGGGCCTGACCAGAACAGAACCAACCACTGCATGTCCCCACGTTGATCATCACAG GCTGTTAGAGGGACTCCCTGAGGTCCTGGCTAACAGTGACTACGTGTGCAGTATCCTTCCCTCCACACCTCAAACTGCTGGTCTGCTGAATGGAGATATTCTTCAAAACTGCTCTAAAAAA AAATCAGTGCTGATCAATGTTGGTCGAGGTGATGTGGTCAGTGAGGCTGTTCTGGTGACGGCTATCAG ACATGGCTGGTTGGGAGGAGCTATTTTGGATGTATTTGAGCAGGAGCCGTTGCCAGAGAGCAGTGAACTGTGGAGCATGCCAGAG GTGGTGATTACTCCGCATATTTCTGCACAGTGTACACAAGAG TGTGCTGATGTTTTTGCGAGTCAGTTGCAAGAGTTTATGCAGGGGAAGAAGCTCAAGCACACAGTGGAGTGGGGGAGAGGCTACTAG
- the LOC135344934 gene encoding cytochrome b-245 light chain-like: protein MAEREGCCKTPFFTIEWAMWANVNALYSAVFMFIGGVVAATMETINENSLPVHSFGVVARWIVIGLSLIIFFIEYPRGKRRKNKKNVERPGQSYIAPVINLTFFVGKIYIFRVIFYILAIIPCIFVLPAILSAITLFISCVCYFIAAINGEEWEAPSLAWGPGATQRDDTPKVGHTLPEAPSHPPPRPPPQARQGLSAPPSAPPPRPKTNLSDAPE, encoded by the exons ATGGCTGAGAGGGAAGGCTGCTGCAAGACTCCATTCTTCACTATAGAATGGGCAATGTGGGCCAATGTGAATGCTCTCTACTCGGCCGTGT TTATGTTTATCGGAGGGGTTGTCGCTGCTACCATGGAGACCATCAACGAAAACTCTCTTCCCGTTCATTCGTTTGGTGTCGTGGCCAGGTGGATTGTCAT TGGATTGTCTCTGATCATCTTTTTCATTGAGTACCCGCGAGGAAAGAGACGAAAGAACAAGAAGAATGTGGAGAGgcc TGGTCAGAGCTACATTGCTCCAGTGATCAACTTGACGTTTTTCGTGGGCAAAATCTACATTTTCAGAGTGATATTCTATATTCT agCCATCATTCCGTGCATCTTTGTGTTGCCTGCCATCCTGAGTGCTATCACGTTGTTCATCTCGTGTGTGTGCTACTTCATAGCGGCCATCAATGGGGAGGAGTGGGAGGCGCCCTCGTTGGCATGGGGACCAGGAGCTACACAAAGGGACGACACTCCAAAG GTTGGCCACACCCTCCCTGAGGCTCCGAGCCACCCTCCACCACGCCCACCCCCACAGGCTAGACAGGGACTGTCAGCCCCGCCCtctgccccaccccctcgTCCTAAGACTAACCTCAGTGATGCCCCGGAATAG
- the LOC135344907 gene encoding mucin-12-like, with protein MSTHIMSMSNNGIIKPEAFDPTLCQMATPLSVAVADQGGVVEGESPQTKLSPSHKLALTGSQCAVCGDGATSDGGFRKHYGVICCEACKCFFRRTVQMSRDYKCRFGGKCAIGRTAVNLKQICQACRFNQCLRAGMKIESVKKFPRKTRDDSAKKGNKKQSRSQKEKQMSTDTNTTSNGIDPKYNQSVESPQSVKSESDIEELSQLKFNVTSPETMRMLENANVRQLFNYSDSMENIHRESGGSPAGIRSTNGGSTENVSVAKPSAASTSSLTTIAASVGKSVTIETSPTNDLAQYSDNNEPATYFFPPTVNWSIRKGAEHLSIPGPGHTSYAMPTSPIKRPRIDSTGSAIEMMSHHSSPSYGSHSAPPTPLPHHTHSQPSSRVNSPDPGMSYVYNSHNNTPFATPSHTPAHSPLPSPTSHPPTNYMSSSQVNFPSSFHSQPGGSGIIVPSSANSLPQLNSHQFTSSASGVSQLTLPGFTSSNNLLALQQTAAGNAILLPNAQMPFGIAPLFPVVQFSSFAPSLSEHQRLQSRLAHVQGGVATSGSSRYGMLPGQSGKSPFRIVPIPSINKIQPPEEPECAEVTAISREADSLGCGEGMLSAPPSARSSPVSNKPKSSASLPEANVEEVLESLRLRIRSMFKWAKSEVAGFDDLSPLDQKALLRRTVAELVMLGFARGSIAYENVLLLGSTGAVLMPSNVNAGIASVASVTLEKLVVPLKVLNISDKELRLLREVVLFNPEANGLRNREIVRQYRKRKHIELMEYTEKHSEDPGRFGDLMCLLTPLFEVGLEVTEQLRLEQFVHEGEARIDALLLMSMISGAEEMPTESTVDQ; from the exons ATGTCAACACACATAATGAGTATGTCTAATAATGGAATCATCAAACCCGAGGCCTTCGACCCCACCCTCTGCCAAatggccacacccctttcTGTTGCCGTGGCCGACCAAGGGGGGGTGGTGGAAGGGGAATCCCCTCAAACTAAACTCTCCCCCTCCCACAAGCTAGCGTTAACGGGCTCgcagtgtgctgtgtgtggaGACGGTGCCACAAGTGATGGGGGCTTTCGGAAGCACTATGGCGTGATTTGCTGCGAGGCTTGCAAGTGCTTTTTCCGGAGGACTGTTCAAATGTCTCGAGACTATAAGTGTCGGTTTGGAGGCAAGTGTGCGATCGGACGGACAGCTGTGAATTTGAAGCAAATTTGCCAGGCCTGTCGTTTCAACCAGTGCCTGAGGGCTGGTATGAAGAttgaat CTGTCAAAAAGTTCCCACGGAAAACGCGAGATGACTCTGCTAAGAAGGGAAACAAGAAACAATCGAGGTCGCAAAAAGAGAAACAAATGTCCACTGACACCAACACTACTTCGAATGGCATTGACCCGAAATACAACCAATCAGTGGAGAGCCCACAATCAGTGAAATCAGAGAGTGACATTGAGGAGTTGTCTCAACTTAAGTTCAACGTGACGTCGCCTGAAACAATGAGGATGCTCGAAAACGCAAATGTCCGTCAACTTTTCAATTATAGTGACAGCATGGAGAATATTCACCGGGAGAGTGGCGGGAGTCCGGCGGGAATTAGGAGCACTAacggaggcagtacagaaaaTGTGAGCGTTGCAAAACCAAGTGCAGCCTCTACAAGCTCCCTCACCACGATTGCCGCTTCCGTTGGAAAGTCCGTTACCATAGAAACATCGCCAACCAACGACCTGGCCCAATATTCTGATAATAACGAGCCAGCAACATATTTCTTTCCTCCCACTGTTAATTGGTCCATAAGGAAAGGGGCGGAGCATCTGTCTATCCCGGGGCCTGGCCACACCTCCTACGCTATGCCCACCTCCCCTATAAAACGTCCGAGAATTGATTCCACAGGCAGTGCTATAGAGATGATGTCACATCATTCGTCACCAAGTTACGGGAGTCACAGtgccccccccacacccctcccacatcacacacacagtcaaccCTCGAGCCGCGTGAATAGCCCTGATCCTGGCATGTCGTATGTGTACAATTCTCACAATAACACGCCCTTtgccaccccctcacacacaccggCACACTCTCCACTTCCCTCACCAACCTCACACCCCCCCACAAATTACATGTCGTCCTCACAAGTAAACTTTCCGTCAAGCTTCCACTCACAGCCAGGTGGCAGTGGGATTATAGTACCCTCTTCAGCAAATAGCCTACCACAGTTGAACTCACATCAGTTCACCTCGTCCGCCTCTGGTGTCAGTCAGCTAACTCTACCTGGATTCACATCGTCCAACAATCTCCTTGCCTTGCAACAAACAGCTGCTGGCAATGCCATCCTACTACCAAATGCTCAAATGCCGTTTGGAATAGCTCCACTTTTCCCTGTCGTTCAATTTAGTTCGTTTGCCCCTTCGCTGAGTGAGCATCAGAGACTACAGTCGAGGCTGGCCCATGTacaagggggtgtggctactaGTGGTAGTAGTCGGTATGGGATGCTGCCCGGGCAGTCTGGGAAATCTCCATTCCGTATTGTCCCCATTCCATCCATCAACAAGATTCAGCCACCGGAGGAACCAGAATGC GCTGAAGTGACTGCCATCTCTAGGGAGGCGGATAGTCTCGGGTGTGGGGAGGGGATGTTGAGTGCCCCACCCTCCGCACGCTCCAGCCCTGTCTCCAACAAGCCAAAGTCTAGCG cgtctCTCCCTGAGGCCAATGTGGAGGAAGTGCTGGAATCGTTGAGGCTGAGAATACGCTCTATGTTCAAGTGGGCCAAATCAGAGGTGGCCGGCTTCGATGACCTTTCACCCCTGGATCAGAAAGCCCTACTCAGAAGGACAGTGGCAGAGCTTGTCATGCTGGGCTTTGCAAGAGGCTCCATAGCATATGAAA acgTGCTGTTGCTAGGCAGCACTGGCGCTGTACTCATGCCCTCTAATGTCAACGCTGGTATCGCTAGTGTGGCCTCGGTTACTCTGGAGAAGCTCGTTGTACCTCTCAAGGTCCTCAATATCAGTGACAAGGAACTGAGGTTGCTCAGAGAAGTGGTCCTGTTCAATCctg AGGCCAATGGATTACGTAATCGTGAGATCGTGCGTCAATATCGAAAGCGAAAGCACATTGAGCTGATGGAGTACACAGAGAAACACTCGGAGGATCCGGGGAGATTTGGTGACCTCATGTGTCTACTCACACCGCTCTTCGAGGTGGGGTTAGAGGTCACGGAGCAGCTGCGATTGGAACAATTTGTACATGAAGGAGAGGCGAGAATAGACGCACTTCTACTCATGTCGATGATAAGTGGCGCGGAGGAAATGCCAACAGAGTCTACAGTGGACCAGTGA